Within Sinorhizobium sp. RAC02, the genomic segment GGTCGAGTTCGTCCCGACCAACATCAACACGCGCTTCCAGGCGCTGCAGTCCGGCGAGATCGACGTTCTGTCGCGCCAGACGACCCACACCTTCTCGCGCGATGCATCGCTTGGCCTCGATTTCGGCCCGACGGTGTTTTATGACGGCCAGGGCCTGATGGTGCCGAAGTCGCTCGGTGTCTCGAGCGCCAAGGAACTGACGGAAGCCGCGATCTGCACCCTGCCGGGTACCACGACGGCGCAGAACATTTCTGACTTCTTCCGCGCCATCAACGGCAAGTTCGAACTCGTCGTCTTCGAAAGCCCGGACGAAAACCGCGCTGCCTTCTATTCCGGTCGTTGCGAGGCGATCACTTCGGACCGTTCGGACCTCGCCTCGATCCGCGCCGTCGCCAACAACCCGGCTGACTACATCGTGCTGCCGGAGACGATCTCCAAGGAGCCGCTCGCACCGGCCTTCCGCCAGAACGATTCCCAGTGGGGCGACATCGTTTCCTGGTCGGTCTGGATGCTGATGGCCGCTGAAGAGAAGGGCATCACCCAGGCGAATGTCGACGAGAAGCTGAAGAGTGAAGATCCCGACGTGCAGCGCATGCTGGGCGCCACGGAAGAGCTCGGCAAGATGCTCGGCCTCGACAACAAGTGGGGCTACAACGTCATCAAGAGCGTCGGCAATTACGGCGAAGTGTTCGAGCGCAACGTGGGCGAGGGCACCAAGCTCGGCCTGACGCGCGGCCCGAATGCGCTTTGGAACGCAGGCGGCATGATCTACTCGCCGCCGATCCGCTGATCGCTTTCTCCTTTTAGCGATCGTCCCGGGCGCGCGCATGGCGGTGCGCGCGCCCATTTCTTTCCCAAGTCTGGCGGCGAGGATTCATGGCTTTCCTGCATGACATGCGCTTTCGCGCCTATTTTTATCAAGTCGTCGCGGTCGGCTTCGTCGTCCTCATCGGCTGGACGATGTTTGCGACGGCGAGCGGCAACCTTGCCAAGCAGAACATCGCGACCGGCTTCGATTTCCTGACGCGACCTGCCGGCTTCGTCATCACCGAGGCGGCCATCGCCTTCGAAGCGACTGATACGGTCGGTCGGGCGATCCTCGTCGGCATCGCCAATACGGTGAAGGTCTCGCTGCTCGCGGCCTTCTTCGGCACCTTGCTCGGCCTTGCGGTGGGCATCGCGCGTATGTCGCGCAATCCGCTGCTGGCCCGTCTTGCGCTCATCTATGTCGAGCTTTTGCGCAACGTGCCGCTGCTGCTCTATCTCTTCCTCTGGTATTCGCTGATCATCCTGATCCTGCCGCCGGTCAAGCAGGCGCTGAACCTTCTGCCGGGCGTCTACCTCTCCAACAGTGGCCTCGTCGTTCCGGCGGCCGTCGTGCAGAGCGGTGGTGCCGCGCTGTTCGCCTGCCTTGTCGGCGGCGCTGCCGTCGCACTTTTCATCCGCACGATGGCGACGCGCAAGCGTATTGCGACCGGCCAGTCGAACCATGGCGGCCTGATCGCGATTGCCGTGTTTCTTGCACCCGTACTCCTGCTTTGGTTCACCGGTGGCTTCGCTGTCGACTGGGATTTCCCGACCGCCGGCAAGTTCCGCCTGACGGGCGGCTTGCATGTGCGGCCTGAATTCGTGGCACTGCTCTTCGGCTTGGCGCTCAGCGTTTCGGCCAATGTCGCGGAAATCGTGCGCGCCGGCATCCAGGCCGTC encodes:
- a CDS encoding amino acid ABC transporter substrate-binding protein yields the protein MKQALLSICAAALGLTMAGQASAASTLETVKARGKLVCGVSLATPGFAAPDDKGRMQGFDADICRSIAAAVFGDGDKVEFVPTNINTRFQALQSGEIDVLSRQTTHTFSRDASLGLDFGPTVFYDGQGLMVPKSLGVSSAKELTEAAICTLPGTTTAQNISDFFRAINGKFELVVFESPDENRAAFYSGRCEAITSDRSDLASIRAVANNPADYIVLPETISKEPLAPAFRQNDSQWGDIVSWSVWMLMAAEEKGITQANVDEKLKSEDPDVQRMLGATEELGKMLGLDNKWGYNVIKSVGNYGEVFERNVGEGTKLGLTRGPNALWNAGGMIYSPPIR
- a CDS encoding ABC transporter permease subunit (The N-terminal region of this protein, as described by TIGR01726, is a three transmembrane segment that identifies a subfamily of ABC transporter permease subunits, which specificities that include histidine, arginine, glutamine, glutamate, L-cystine (sic), the opines (in Agrobacterium) octopine and nopaline, etc.), with translation MAFLHDMRFRAYFYQVVAVGFVVLIGWTMFATASGNLAKQNIATGFDFLTRPAGFVITEAAIAFEATDTVGRAILVGIANTVKVSLLAAFFGTLLGLAVGIARMSRNPLLARLALIYVELLRNVPLLLYLFLWYSLIILILPPVKQALNLLPGVYLSNSGLVVPAAVVQSGGAALFACLVGGAAVALFIRTMATRKRIATGQSNHGGLIAIAVFLAPVLLLWFTGGFAVDWDFPTAGKFRLTGGLHVRPEFVALLFGLALSVSANVAEIVRAGIQAVDKGQWEASAALGLARGKTMRLVVLPQALRIIIPPLTNTYLTVFKNSSLAIAIGYPDLVMVSNTVMNQTGQAIETIAIFMGVYLALSITISLVMNWYNAHVALKER